Part of the Citrus sinensis cultivar Valencia sweet orange chromosome 2, DVS_A1.0, whole genome shotgun sequence genome, ACtcaaataacataattaattgaaattttgtaaaaattctGGTATATGAGATATGTGAAGTTAGAATTGGTTCACGTAAAGGTCATTGAGGAAGATAGCCAGATTGTTTGCCTGTTGGGCATTAAAAAGGAGAGAGATGGAGGAAGCATGACAAAAAATAAGTGCAGGAAATAAGGCTATGCCGCTATGATATCTTGCTAATTTTTTAAGCCTGTAATTTTGCAGCTATGTCAAATTGATTAGGTGCTGTAATTTTGCCACATATTTGTTAGACGTAGTTGGTGATTAAAGGGGATTTCTCATAGCAACTGCAATAGCATGTGGGTGAGCGTGCCGGATAACTATGAACTTGTCCCCCGGTGAATCTTTTAGTCATTCACATCAACGGCTATTCGATTACATTTTTGACCATATGTTTACTAAATGAATGATTACAGAACAATAATTTGGTTTCAACACATAATATATGTCTGCAAGCTAAGTAATTAACACACTGTCTCAGAAAAAATCACGTAAAACCAAAcgacatttatttttatatgttggGCCTCTTCTGAGCTGAGATTATAAAGTCAAAAGAGAGAGCGCATGGGGCCTGACATATTAAAAAACAGACATAATTTCCACCGGCTTGATCCTGAACCAGAACCAGAACCAGAACCTGAAGCATCTTtgacataatataattaataacaaatcaaaatgaagagaattaaattatttgaaaattaatcgTCAACTGAGAATGAGGGGACAAAGGGCAACCTCACACGTGCTGGGCACTTGGGCTTTCTCGTGGTTGAGCAGTGGGCTGCTGTTAGAGTCAACGCACTGACAAAATTGCTGACTcttttttactaataattttcatttttaagtttcttttatAGGTCGGTGTCGTGAGTCTCGTGACTTCTAATCACAGCttcaaatttaacataaaattataaattaatattaaccataaagtaaaatataaattttgtaaataaaacgTAGGACTTGTGAATAGAAAGTGTTACAAtagattaatataaaattgataaattaatgtattataggtaaacaatacaaaaatttataaatataaaataaaactaataaatcaacattaagtgtgaaataaaacataaagtttggaaatgaaacataaaatttgtaaatagaagataaaataagtaaattaatataaaaatagtaattggAGTATTTCtagcaaataaaacaaaatctataaatataatataagttaatcaacattaagtgtaaattaaaacataaattttgtagactacatttaaaacttatgaatagaaggcaaaacaaacaaattaataccagagttattgaaaaaaattaaaaagaaacttAACATATAGAATAAGaacttattataatattaattacctAATATATTcactgatttttatttaaattaaataattatagttttggatttgtgtagtatatgtgattttttattaaggaTAATACTTACTCTCAAAATtggattttgaaaaactattctttaatgattttcaaaattgttATAAGACGAGATGGTTCCGCATTTTTCTACACCTCCTCAACAATGGTCTCCAAGTATAAGTAAGGAACAAAGTTTAAAACTAGAGGAAGTAtgcttaaaacttaaaattatatataattttattgatatatcatatatgtatctattaaaataagaatatcttttttattttgttttgttttgacttGATCTATATCAAAACAAACAATCTTGCTTAATTAACTTGTGTAGTAAACAAAAGACtattatagaaaatgaaagtCTATAAAAGTCCTAGAATAATGTAGAATatatagttaaattaattcaataaaaattatttcacttGTTTTCagtacaattttcttttttgttttcaatcgattattttttttcatttaattaaagtaaatgaaTAAAGAATTTTTCACTAAAATTCTATAGAAAccattttaattgtttttacaattaatagttttatattaattaattaattttactttttatttataaattttttatgtattttataaaatttatgtttatcaCTGTATTGATGTCATAACTTTAATCACCggattatagaattttttttataattacttttatttgataattaattatatggtGCCATAGCTTGTTTCTCCTCCTCATCCCGGTAAAGTCGTTAAGATTTGTTATTTGGTAACGTGGAATGTTGTGGTTGTGGtttgaaaagtaataaatatagGTGTCATATTTTATGCTGTAAATCTCACAAATCATTAACTTACTCAAGCCGCTAACGAAGCCAAATCGTAAAAAAAGTTCAGAAGTTAACCTTTGTGAGATTCACACAATAACTCAATGTGTAACTCAATGTGAAAGTAGCACTCGCAGTGCGACATGTATTGTGATGTTATTTGTTCACACAAAATCATTTCATACAGTGGTgtctgaaaaaaataaacaaaatcattcacgcaattgaaaagtttcatcaaCGCACATTATTCAAGTCAATGGATTTCAATCccttattataaaagattgATATTGAGAAAATGATATGTTTAATTAAGATAGAAgtggaaaatggaaaacaaaGCAAAGCATAACTTGCAAGGCTAATAGGGATCAAGTCAATATTAACAGAGGTCGTTGAATCTCTCAGATTTTCagttttaatctttttctaCTTCTGTTGCATATCACATAAACCTGAATacctcccctataaatatgtTGTTACTCTccaaaaagatagaaaaagtTGCACAGCTTATATTGTCTACAAACTAAAGAATTAATCCTACTACTGAATTAACACGAATGTTATCATTAAGCCAAAAGGCGATCCCATTGCCACAAAACTTCCCGAATAAATTCCATTAAAATTACATGTTGTtcttgaaataaacaagtatgtACAAAGCTGCAAACATGTAGTGTGATACTACTTTTAGAACatgtttatttaagtttaCAAGATAAACAGTACACGTCCCAACATTATGCATTTACAGCCTTTCATAATCTGGAACTCACAGATGTATCTAAACTTTTGTAGATAAACTTGATACCAAAATTCCTTCCCTCTAACCTACTGATCCCTCGAGTTTCAAACTCATGAGTTGGTTCACCTCAGCACCAAACTCATCAGGCAGCTCATTGAACACATCTCGGCAGAATCCAGAAATCATGGCAGCCATAGCCTTCTCATAGTCAATTCCCCTCTGCTGAAAGTAGAAAAGCTGGTCTTCACCAATTTTTGAGGTGCTGGCTTCGTGTTCAACACGAGCGGTAGGATTCTTCAcctgttaaaaaaatatgcacAAATCCATCATTCAAGAGAAGTGTATCCCACAAGCATGAGGTAGTCACAGAAAGAAGTGGATTGGAGATTACTTCGATTGTACTATAACCACCAGTTACCAATAAACCACACTTCTTCAAACATGGATTTTCAGCAGATAATACTAACTCAAGCATACAAACCCATAGGGACAAGCAAAATAAATGCCCGTGCTCCTTAGGATTACAAGTTCTCTTATGTCTACAACCATACCCCAGCAAACTCTCTAACAACAACCATACCGTCCATTATGCCATTGGTACTGAAGTCAATTTCACATCGACCACAGTTTCACAATCTCACAAAACAATGAACAAGTCATGCAACTACAAAAGATGATATGGGCAAGTAACCAAATCTAATATgattgttaaaagaaaaaacaacaataaatcaaataaaaatacctGGATGTAAGGATAGGTGTTGGCGGCAGCAGTGTCACCGAGAAGCATTGAGTCACACTGCGAGGAGTTTCGAGCATTCTCAGCCTTTGACTGTACCTGAACAAGCCCTCTATAACAATTTCTTGAGTTCCCAACTGAAATACCCTTAGAAATAATCCGACTCCTCGTATTCTTCCCCTTGTGTATCATCTTAGTCCCGGTGTCAGCTTGCTGATAGTTATTTGTCAATGCAACAGAATAGAATTCTCCTACAGTATCATCACCCTCCAAAACAACACTAGGGTACTTCCAAGTAATAGCGGAGCCTGTCTCCACCTGAGTCCATGATATTTTAGAGCGATCCCCAGCACAAAGTCCTCTCTttgtaacaaaattataaatcccACCATTTCCTTCCTCATCCCCCGCATACCAATTCTGCACTGTAGAGTACTTAATCTCCGCACCCTCAGCACAATACAACTCAACCACAGCTGCATGAAGCTGGTTCCTATCATAAGAAGGTGCGGTACACCCTTCCAAATACTCCACAAAACTACCCTCATCGGCAACTATCAAAGTCCTCTCGAATTGCCCCGTTTCCATTGCGTTAATCCTAAAATATGTTGAAATCGGCATTGGACACTTAGTATTCTTCGGGATGTAACAAAACGATCCATCACTAAACACCGCAGCATTCAGTGCTGCATAGTAATTATCCTCACTGGGCACAACTCTCCCTAAATACTTCCTAACTAAATCCGGATGCTCCCTAATAGCTTCGGATATGGAACAAAAAATCACACCAGCCTCCTCAAGAGTCTTCCTATGAGTTGTGGCAATAGAAACACTATCAAGAACAGCATCAACTGCCACATTAGCCAATCGATTCTGTTCATTTAAAGGCACACCCAGTTTATCAAAATACCTAATCAGCTCTGGATCGGCCTCATCAAGGCTATTTAAAGTTGGCTTCTTTTTGGGTGCAGAGTAATAACACATATCTTGGAAATTAATTGGCGGGTATCGATTATCAGACCAATTGGGttctttcattttaagaaatttctCAAAGGCACTCAATCTATACTCAAGCATCCAGGCGGGTTCTTCttttaaagaagaaatcaaatgaatcGTTTCTTTCGTGAGGCCTTTTGGGATCGTAACCGAGTCAATATCCCAATTAAAGCCGAATTTCTTATCGTAATCACGATTGCGTaaaatttcttgaattttatcaTCGGAGCTCTGGGTAGAAGTTGACAAATTACCTGGCGAAGAGCTAGGGTCGGAGCTGATGGTGCTTGACCCGTACCCGACATCCGCACGGACCTTGAAGAGCCTTGAGCTTTTGGGGACTATGAACTTGGGATTTTCGAGCTTTGGGTGAAACCCTTTCGAGAGTTTTGGTGAATCAACGGTGGGCTGCGGAGAGAAGCTTGAAATTCCGTTAGCTAGCAGAGAATTCATGGTTGTGGATgagagaggggaaaaaaaaagcacttttgtttttgttttaggCTTTTAGCTGATTCTGGAAAccaattccaaatttatttgttttgcggCTCTTTTCCTTGGCTGTAAATCGTTGAAAGTCCCGTGCGCGACACACGTACCCGTTTGTTGACCGTGATGACTGTGAGGGAACCCGCCCAGTTTAAACGGTGTGGCCAGCTTACAAAGGCCGTCGAGACTCTAGAGGAAAGCCCAGGTGGCTATTGGGCGGCCCAGAGGACATCTCCATCGAACAACCTAAACGACACCGTTTTCGCTGTGAGTCTCTTTGCATTTCGGTTACACAACTCACTAGCCCGCGAGCCGAACagcgaaaacaaaacaaaagaaaaagaattgaaacggAAACACTTTCCCACAGCTAAATTCTCCACCAATTTcgatttttgttatattatttccCCAGACACCCTTTTGCGCTGCCACCAGTTATCGCGCAAACGTAAGTCTCTTCAAACTAAATATTCATTACATTTTTGTTACGTTTATTTTACGAATGATCTCTTACgaaattgtttgtttgttttgttaccccccaaataataataataataataataataataataataataatgataaaaagaaaaaagtaaaagaaactGAAACTGAGCTCTGAATTTTCGTGTTGTtaaatgagatttttgatCGTTTCTGggtttctttaaatttaaagatctagctagtttaatttgatcagaagtgcatttttcttttccttttcgatATCTGTGGGCAGCCCTGCATGCGTACGGTCGTCACTTACGACATTCTATATTTGTCTCTCCGTTTTTATCTGTGCTTTGATGCGAAATTTTTGTTCTGCAAAAGTTTAGCGGTGAATGTCAAAAGgtgttaactttaaaaattattttagctgGCTGGgattcaaatgaaaattacgAAGGAAACACGCAAGAATATTGCGATGAACAACTTAGAATCGTAATGTTGCAAACTTACTTATTTTGAAAACCTTATGCTGGATCCAGAGAAAGTGAGAACTGATGAGCATGAGGACTGCACTGaaatgaaaagaagaagaaaaagattaatttatcTAACAGTATCGTATGAAAATGGGTCATAATCCTGACAGGAGATTGCTTTCCAGCATTTTatagaaatttttcttatttaattagtgTTTGGATGcttatgttttcaaatttattgtttttccaTCAGTCCTATGCTATTATTTGCCTGCATCAAACATTGACCTCAACCAATGGCAGACAGATAATCCTAGGTTTatgttaatattttcaaacgTCTATTCTCTATTTGgctatttttaatgtgcttttaTTCTGTTTGGCTAATCTGTTGGTTATTCCCATGGGTCATATGCAAAAGATACAATGAGTTTGAAGACACAAAGATGAagcaataaaaattctaaaattgaacTGAATGTCAGTAAATTTGCCGCACCCATACTTTGTTCAATGTCTACAAGAGCGAGATATTGCTGGGTAGAGTTTGGGTTGGTTGACTTGGGATATGGTTTAGTTTTGGACCACAGATTGTCTCAAGAAGCAGTCTTGTGGGTCTAAAGTATCTATTTTATGTGTAAAACTCATTTGAGCTTATCTTGTTTCatcttttttcattattagtgCTACCATTTATCATCTCATGAAATAAATGCATGCATTTCTACTGATATTAATGATTCTAACTTTATCCATCTTTAACTCTAATTTCGTTAATCATGCATGTATAATAGCTTTTTAAACTAGATTTCTCAAATTAATGATTATCACTTTTCAGTAAACAGTTACACTGAATGTATTTTGCTATTTTTGCTTGCCATATGATCATTGCGCTCCTTGCTTGTGGTTTATTGAATTTAGGTTTTTCAAGATGGCTAAAGTATGGTATTTTTGGCCATCAAACTGCTTGATTATTTGgacatgatattttttttttttggtatcaCATTCTACATGTTTGTagtttatcttttcttttcggtTTTGTTGCGTATCTTTCTGCTTGTAGTTACTGCAAACTAAACTGACAATTTCAACACATTATAGATTATCATTTCTACCCTCAATCATCGGTTGTTTGATATGagtgaaaaagataaagacCTTACTGTCTTGTTTGCAGTGAAAAGTTCTTGGAGATCATCATAAACTAGGCTGTTTGAAATCAATTCCAACAACATGAGCCAACAGAGTCAAGGCACCACTTTGTTTTCTCCAGCAGATCCCCCCACGAAAAGAAAACGTGGTCGTCCACGTAAGGATGATAGTCAAATTCAAGGGGAGAGCTCGCCAGTAATGCCTGGATCTGACTGtatgaagaaaaacaaacagatTGTGAGCGCAAGTAATCCTGCCATTGATGACATGGTGGGGCAGATGGTTTCTGGCGTCATTGAAGGTTCATTTGATGCTGGATATCTTCTTAATGTTAAAGTAGGTGACACTGACACTCAACTTAGGGGTGTTGTATTTTTACCGGGCCGATTCACTCCGATTACCGCAGCAAATGATGTCGCTCCAAATGCTAGGATGtatagaagaaaagaaattcctATCCCTGTTCAAAACCTGCAAACTCAACACCATGATTTTGTTCCCCCAtcagaacaaattaataaacaagCTACTGAGTCTAAAATGGAGGCACCTAAATCTCCAGATCAAGTTCCACCTCATGAAGTTCAGTCTGCCATCCCAACTGCAGGTGAAAATCAATCTGATTCTGCTATGACACCTTCAGCTGATAAATTGCCAATGAATGAGGCAGGACCATCTTCAGAAGAAAAAGTTGTGGTACAAAAGATAATAGAGTCCGGACTTGAGAACCAAACAGCCTCAATTATGGCACAATTAAAGCATGATAAAGTTGTCAAACAAGGTCAAATACAGCAGGACAATGTGATGGATGTAGAGGCATGTAAAGAATTGGAGCCTGCTCCAGCACAATCAGAACCTGTTTCTGCACCACTTGCTGATCTTATACCATGTTCTGAAAATGTTAATCAGGAGCCTCAAGTTGAACATCAGCCATTGAGTTCTGACCCCAAGCCAAGTGATCTAGTTAATGAGGACGTGAAAAGTCTGAACATTGAAGACAGCCAGACTGCTGCATTAACTAAACCTGAATCCCTGTCATCTGAACCTATTGGAATTGGTTTATTGATGGATAATCCAAACCTTGGATGCAACCAAACTCCTTTATCTGCTGAACCAAAATCCATCTCTACTCAACCAATGGGAACTCAGATTATTATAGAAAAGCAGGATTCTCCGAGGAAATATATGCCAGAAGATGCATTGTTGGAGCTTGCTAACAAGACAATAGAAGGGGATGAAACATCGCTTCCTGTTGGTAAAGCTGCTAATATTACTTCAGGAGATTATGTATCATCCCTACCCGTTGGTGAAGCTGCTAATATAACTGCTGGAAGTTATGACATATCCTTACCTGTTGGTGAAGCTGCTAATATAACTGCTGGAAGTTATGACACATCCTTATCTGTTGGTGAAGTTGCTAATATTACTGCTGGAGGTACCTACTCTGCACCAATGACTAATGCATTGGTGATGATGTTTGGTGGAGAAGCTATTTCAACCGAAGCCGAGCTTGGAACAGAAGAATCGGTTCTTCCAAGAATAATCGATACCCAAATATGCAGCTCTTCTCCTGGTGCTAACAATGACGTAGATCCTGATctcaaaccacacaacaatgaCGGAGATCCTTATCTCAAACCACACATTTGAAAAATCTAGATGGGGATAAGACTTGGCACATTTGAGGCATGCATGTATTATGAAGGCTTTAGGAATAAAAAGGCGATGTGGAACTTGATTGCTAGTAGTTAGAAAGAGTATTAAGTAGATGCTCGCGGGTAATTCAGAGTTTGGTGTATAATGACCTGCTCTGGATAATTTTGTAATCTGAATTCTTGCAATCTACTTTTTCAACCTTTGATTAGATAATACATGGAAAATTTAGGTTTCCAGAATGATGATGATTGTTTTTCTACAATATGTGAGGACTGGGGAGTGCGTAGTGGTTGAAATACTTTGTAGTCTCAGTTTTTTTTctggaataataataatatgaagtAAATAGTTTACATAGTTGGAATATGTAAAGTTGGTATTCCAAATATTGATGCTTTATGTAACTCCCCAAAATGCGGGCGTTATTGTTATTGTGGGTGTTAATATCGTTTGGAATACAGCATACTTCACATCATGATTTTATGAGCCTaacattacttttatttgaacgTGTGCTTTCATTCTTTCTTGTGCGTATTTTTTTCAGTTGCGTGTAAATCCCAACAAATTGCATGCATAGAGTCGATGAAGTTCATCATCACCACTATCAAACTTTTGCTTTCGGTTGAATTCAGATCAGAACCGGACCTGAATTTGTATTCTGGGTTCGGCTCGGTTCAGGTTAACCAAATggtttaaatttataaaaccgataaatattgtaatttggTTTGAGTAATTAAAGCttacaagttaaaaaaagaaaaaaaagggcgAAGCCGATCAAATGAAAgctaaagaaaatcaaaacaaaccCTAAAGCAAAAACTGATCTGATCTCTCGGTCACTCCTCTCTGACAGCCTCACCCAACGTCAGCCTTATCTCTTCTCTCTCAAAATCAGCGTCAGCCCACAACAGCCGCACCATGGCTGTCTGAATCGAACATAGTAACCCACGGCCACAGCTCACAACATTGAAGTTGtataattaatgtattttgGTTGCTGCTGATTAGAGTTGTAATATTTTGTAGTTGAAAACTTTCAGGAGTAGGTTCAAAGGATGGACATAATCTCACAGTTACAAGaacaaatcaatcaaattgCAGGCATCGCTTTTAATACCTTTGGGACACTCCAAAGGGATGCTCCTCCTGTCAGACTCTCTCCGAACTACCCGGAACCACCGGCTAATCCTACGGAGGATGCGGCAAACTTTGCGGAGCAACCCAAACTCATGAGTGCTGCTCTTGTAAAAGCTGCTAAGCAGGTCTGCGTTTTGCTTTAATTATAACGGTTTCTTTAATGAATCATACTTGGATAGAAATGAAACTAACCACAGTGGTTTGGAAAATTTATAGCTAGACGATTTTGGGTAGAATCTTTCTTAGATTCTGAAGTAAAGAAGTGGAAGATGCAtttgattttctcctttttggCTATCAATCGCCTCAATTTGCTGCATGCCATTAATGTAATGTTCATTGATTACCGAGTGTTGAGCTCCCCCAAATTGCTTAATCAGCAGTCCAACATAATATGTCTGCTGCTTGTTGCTCTTGCAGTTTGATGCATTGGTTGCCGCACTTCCATTGGCCGAGGGTGGTGAAGAAGCTCAACTGAAACGGATTGCTGAACTCCAGGTATATGCTATGGGCTTGTTAGATTTTGGTTTTTCTACACGGAGCATGAATACCTCATTTTATTGGTCCAGCCAAGACAAccataaaattgatttttttgctATTAGTT contains:
- the LOC102614589 gene encoding uncharacterized protein LOC102614589 → MSQQSQGTTLFSPADPPTKRKRGRPRKDDSQIQGESSPVMPGSDCMKKNKQIVSASNPAIDDMVGQMVSGVIEGSFDAGYLLNVKVGDTDTQLRGVVFLPGRFTPITAANDVAPNARMYRRKEIPIPVQNLQTQHHDFVPPSEQINKQATESKMEAPKSPDQVPPHEVQSAIPTAGENQSDSAMTPSADKLPMNEAGPSSEEKVVVQKIIESGLENQTASIMAQLKHDKVVKQGQIQQDNVMDVEACKELEPAPAQSEPVSAPLADLIPCSENVNQEPQVEHQPLSSDPKPSDLVNEDVKSLNIEDSQTAALTKPESLSSEPIGIGLLMDNPNLGCNQTPLSAEPKSISTQPMGTQIIIEKQDSPRKYMPEDALLELANKTIEGDETSLPVGKAANITSGDYVSSLPVGEAANITAGSYDISLPVGEAANITAGSYDTSLSVGEVANITAGGTYSAPMTNALVMMFGGEAISTEAELGTEESVLPRIIDTQICSSSPGANNDVDPDLKPHNNDGDPYLKPHI
- the LOC102613901 gene encoding mediator of RNA polymerase II transcription subunit 21; translated protein: MDIISQLQEQINQIAGIAFNTFGTLQRDAPPVRLSPNYPEPPANPTEDAANFAEQPKLMSAALVKAAKQFDALVAALPLAEGGEEAQLKRIAELQSENDAVGQDLQRQLEAAEKELKQVQELFSQAADNCLNLKKPN
- the LOC102614882 gene encoding UPF0051 protein ABCI8, chloroplastic, which translates into the protein MNSLLANGISSFSPQPTVDSPKLSKGFHPKLENPKFIVPKSSRLFKVRADVGYGSSTISSDPSSSPGNLSTSTQSSDDKIQEILRNRDYDKKFGFNWDIDSVTIPKGLTKETIHLISSLKEEPAWMLEYRLSAFEKFLKMKEPNWSDNRYPPINFQDMCYYSAPKKKPTLNSLDEADPELIRYFDKLGVPLNEQNRLANVAVDAVLDSVSIATTHRKTLEEAGVIFCSISEAIREHPDLVRKYLGRVVPSEDNYYAALNAAVFSDGSFCYIPKNTKCPMPISTYFRINAMETGQFERTLIVADEGSFVEYLEGCTAPSYDRNQLHAAVVELYCAEGAEIKYSTVQNWYAGDEEGNGGIYNFVTKRGLCAGDRSKISWTQVETGSAITWKYPSVVLEGDDTVGEFYSVALTNNYQQADTGTKMIHKGKNTRSRIISKGISVGNSRNCYRGLVQVQSKAENARNSSQCDSMLLGDTAAANTYPYIQVKNPTARVEHEASTSKIGEDQLFYFQQRGIDYEKAMAAMISGFCRDVFNELPDEFGAEVNQLMSLKLEGSVG